One Methylobacterium sp. 77 DNA window includes the following coding sequences:
- a CDS encoding NAD(P)/FAD-dependent oxidoreductase: MSQHTETLVIGAGPAGLTAGYLLSKHGRDVVVLERDPRQVGGISRTVSHNGFLFDIGGHRFFSKSKAVVDLWDELLPDDFIDRPRLSRIFYKGKYYAYPLKAFEALRNLGLIQSTACVLSYLYARARPIPEPKSFHDWVRNQFGERLFSIFFKTYTEKVWGMSCDAISADWAAQRIKGLDLGSAIRDGLARSLGLKAKAKPGEPVIKTLIESFRYPRRGPGMVWEAAAAKIEAQGGRVILDRGVDGLSFDAATGIWTVSAIRGDGTRETFTARNLVSSAPVRELVESIKPRPLSTFHARSLHYRDFLTVALIARVREDFPDNWIYIHDPSVMVGRVQNFRSWSPEMVPNDDYTCLGLEYFCFEGDGLWSMPDEGLVALAKAEIGKIGLISPEDVIDACVVRQPKAYPVYDESYRENVATVRMEVEREYPTLHLVGRNGMHKYNNQDHAMMTAMLTVENILAGYRRHDIWRVNEDAEYTEAGFSGADEALGSERLVPRKVA, translated from the coding sequence ATGAGCCAACACACCGAGACCTTGGTCATCGGCGCAGGACCGGCCGGATTGACGGCCGGCTACCTGCTGTCGAAGCACGGGCGCGATGTGGTGGTGCTGGAACGCGACCCGCGTCAGGTCGGCGGCATCAGCCGCACCGTCTCGCATAACGGCTTCCTGTTCGATATCGGCGGACACCGCTTCTTCTCGAAATCGAAGGCGGTGGTCGACCTCTGGGACGAACTCCTGCCCGACGATTTCATCGACAGGCCCCGCCTGTCGCGGATTTTCTACAAGGGCAAGTACTACGCCTATCCGCTCAAAGCCTTCGAGGCCCTGCGCAACCTCGGCCTGATACAGAGCACCGCCTGCGTCCTGTCCTATCTCTATGCCCGCGCCCGGCCGATCCCGGAGCCGAAGAGCTTTCACGACTGGGTCCGCAATCAGTTCGGCGAACGTCTGTTCTCGATCTTCTTCAAGACTTACACCGAGAAGGTGTGGGGCATGTCCTGCGACGCCATTTCGGCCGATTGGGCGGCCCAGCGCATCAAGGGCCTCGACCTCGGTTCGGCGATCCGCGATGGTCTGGCGCGTTCCCTCGGCCTGAAGGCCAAGGCGAAGCCTGGCGAGCCGGTGATCAAGACCCTCATCGAATCCTTCCGTTACCCGCGCCGGGGGCCGGGCATGGTCTGGGAAGCGGCTGCCGCGAAGATCGAGGCGCAAGGGGGGCGGGTTATCCTCGACAGGGGCGTCGACGGGCTGAGCTTCGATGCCGCGACCGGCATCTGGACGGTCTCAGCGATCCGGGGCGACGGCACGCGCGAGACCTTTACGGCGCGCAATCTCGTCTCGTCGGCTCCGGTGCGCGAACTCGTCGAATCGATCAAGCCGAGACCGCTCAGCACCTTCCACGCCCGCAGCCTGCATTACCGCGACTTCCTCACCGTGGCCCTGATCGCCCGGGTCCGCGAGGATTTCCCCGACAACTGGATCTACATCCACGATCCGTCCGTGATGGTCGGGCGGGTGCAGAACTTTCGCTCCTGGTCGCCGGAAATGGTGCCGAACGACGACTATACGTGTCTCGGCCTGGAATACTTCTGCTTCGAGGGCGACGGGCTCTGGTCCATGCCGGACGAGGGGCTCGTGGCTCTGGCCAAGGCCGAGATCGGCAAGATCGGGCTGATCTCGCCGGAGGATGTGATCGATGCCTGCGTCGTGCGTCAGCCCAAGGCCTACCCGGTCTATGACGAGAGCTACCGCGAGAACGTCGCCACGGTCAGGATGGAGGTGGAGCGCGAGTATCCCACGCTCCACCTCGTCGGCCGCAACGGCATGCACAAGTACAACAACCAGGATCACGCGATGATGACCGCGATGCTCACGGTCGAGAACATCCTTGCCGGATACCGGCGCCATGACATCTGGCGCGTGAACGAGGATGCCGAATACACCGAGGCCGGATTCTCCGGTGCCGACGAAGCTCTGGGCAGCGAACGCCTCGTCCCGCGCAAGGTCGCCTGA
- the coaD gene encoding pantetheine-phosphate adenylyltransferase, which yields MIRTALYAGSFDPVTNGHLDVIRQACRLVQHLVIAIGVHPGKAPMFSPDERADLLRATCAPLAEDEGATLDIVTFDDLAVTAARRSGASIFIRGLRDGTDLDYEMQLAGMNGAMAPEVQTVFLPASTGVRPITATLVRQIAAMGGDVSPFVPPLVAERLSARFARV from the coding sequence ATGATCCGCACCGCGCTCTACGCCGGCTCCTTCGACCCGGTCACGAACGGACACCTCGACGTCATCCGTCAGGCATGCCGGCTCGTGCAGCACCTCGTGATCGCCATCGGCGTGCATCCGGGCAAGGCACCGATGTTCTCGCCGGACGAGCGCGCCGACCTGCTGCGGGCGACCTGCGCGCCCCTGGCCGAGGACGAAGGTGCAACCCTCGACATCGTGACCTTCGACGATCTGGCGGTCACGGCGGCCCGTCGCTCCGGCGCCAGCATCTTCATCCGTGGCCTGCGCGACGGCACCGACCTCGACTACGAGATGCAGCTCGCCGGCATGAACGGCGCCATGGCGCCCGAAGTGCAGACGGTCTTCCTGCCGGCCTCGACCGGCGTCAGGCCGATCACGGCCACCCTAGTGCGGCAGATCGCGGCCATGGGCGGGGATGTCTCGCCCTTCGTACCGCCTCTCGTGGCCGAACGGCTCAGCGCACGCTTCGCCAGGGTCTGA
- the gyrA gene encoding DNA gyrase subunit A, whose protein sequence is MAEKDDTGAGATPPASDIKPVSITDEMRRSYLDYAMSVIVSRALPDARDGLKPVHRRILYSAYESGHLPERKYVKSARIVGDVIGLYHPHGDQSIYDALVRMAQDFSMRLMLIDGQGNFGSVDGDPPAAMRYTESRLAKPANALLADIDKNTVDFQPNYDESREEPKVLPARFPNLLVNGAGGIAVGMATNIPPHNLGELIDACIALIDDPGLTIEQLTEYVPGPDFPTGGSILGRAGVRQAYATGRGSVIMRAKSHVEELRKEREALIFTEIPYQVNKATLMEKIAELVKEKRVEGISDLRDESDRDGMRIVIEIKRDSMADVVLNQLYRFTPLQSSFGCNMVALNGGRPELMNLKDLLTAFVDFREEVVSRRTKFLLGKARERAHVLCGLAIAVANIDEVIRLIRTSPDPNTAREALMGRHWPALDIAPLIALVDDPRHRVDENGNYRLSEIQARAILDLRLQRLTALGRDEIGDELQKLADEIADYLDILRSRLRIMTIVKDELAEVREAYATPRKTMILDWDSNVEDEDLIQREDMVVTVSHAGYVKRVPLSTYRAQRRGGKGRSGMTTRDEDFVTRLFVASTHTPILFFSNQGQVYKEKVWRLPMAAPNARGKALVNILSMDAGTERITTIMPLPEDEASWETLDVMFATASGGVRRNKLSDFVQVNRAGKIAMKLDEGDHIVHVEICRADQNVLLTTQAGQCIRFPVEDVRVFKGRDSTGVRGISLAKDDRVISMTILNAFEAAPEERQAYLRRANADRRATGEAVDLPTAPEADGEETGASIDLDQDRYITMGAAEQFVLTLSERGFGKRTSSYEYRTSGRGGKGIKAMEVNVRNGNLIASFPVEPADQIMLVTNAGQLIRVPVDDIRIVGRASQGVTVFNTEKTERVVSVEHIEGEGEEDAGDPPNGDTPGDAV, encoded by the coding sequence TTGGCAGAGAAAGACGATACCGGCGCCGGCGCGACGCCGCCCGCCTCGGACATCAAGCCCGTTTCCATCACCGACGAGATGCGCCGCTCCTATCTCGATTACGCCATGAGCGTGATCGTGAGCCGGGCGCTGCCCGACGCGCGAGACGGCCTGAAGCCGGTGCACCGGCGCATTCTCTATTCCGCCTACGAGAGCGGGCATCTGCCCGAGCGGAAATACGTCAAGTCGGCCCGCATCGTCGGTGACGTCATCGGTCTCTATCACCCGCATGGCGACCAATCGATCTACGACGCCTTGGTTCGCATGGCGCAGGACTTCTCCATGCGGCTCATGCTCATCGATGGGCAGGGCAATTTCGGCTCCGTCGACGGCGATCCGCCGGCAGCCATGCGCTACACCGAATCGCGTCTGGCCAAGCCGGCCAACGCGCTGCTTGCCGATATCGACAAGAACACCGTCGACTTCCAGCCGAACTACGACGAGTCGCGCGAGGAGCCGAAGGTTCTTCCGGCGCGCTTCCCCAACCTCCTCGTCAACGGCGCGGGCGGCATCGCGGTGGGCATGGCCACCAACATCCCGCCGCATAATCTCGGCGAGCTCATCGATGCCTGTATCGCCCTCATCGACGATCCGGGCCTGACCATCGAGCAGCTGACCGAATACGTTCCCGGCCCCGACTTCCCGACGGGCGGCTCGATCCTCGGACGGGCCGGCGTGCGGCAGGCCTACGCGACCGGTCGCGGCTCCGTCATCATGCGGGCGAAATCCCACGTGGAAGAGCTTCGCAAGGAGCGCGAGGCGCTGATCTTCACCGAGATCCCGTATCAGGTGAACAAGGCGACTCTTATGGAGAAGATCGCCGAGCTGGTGAAGGAGAAGCGCGTCGAGGGCATCTCGGACCTGCGCGACGAATCCGACCGCGACGGCATGCGCATCGTCATCGAGATCAAGCGCGATTCGATGGCCGACGTGGTGCTGAACCAGCTCTATCGTTTCACGCCGCTGCAATCGTCGTTCGGCTGCAACATGGTGGCGCTGAACGGCGGCCGCCCCGAGCTGATGAACCTGAAGGACCTGCTCACGGCCTTCGTCGACTTCCGCGAGGAGGTCGTCTCACGGCGGACCAAGTTCCTCCTCGGCAAGGCCCGCGAGCGCGCCCACGTCCTGTGCGGCCTCGCCATCGCGGTGGCCAATATCGACGAGGTGATCCGCCTCATCCGCACCTCGCCCGATCCGAACACCGCCCGCGAGGCTCTGATGGGCCGCCATTGGCCGGCCCTCGACATCGCCCCCCTCATCGCCCTGGTGGACGACCCGCGCCACCGGGTCGACGAGAACGGCAATTATCGCCTGTCCGAGATCCAGGCCCGCGCCATCCTCGATCTGCGCCTGCAGCGACTCACCGCCCTCGGCCGCGACGAGATCGGCGACGAACTCCAGAAGCTCGCCGACGAGATCGCCGATTATCTCGACATCCTGCGCTCGCGCCTGCGCATCATGACCATCGTCAAGGACGAGCTCGCGGAGGTGCGCGAGGCCTACGCGACGCCGCGCAAGACCATGATCCTCGACTGGGATTCGAACGTCGAGGACGAGGACCTGATCCAGCGTGAGGACATGGTCGTCACCGTGTCGCATGCCGGCTACGTCAAGCGCGTGCCGCTCTCGACCTACCGGGCTCAGCGCCGGGGCGGGAAGGGCCGTTCGGGCATGACCACCCGCGACGAGGATTTCGTCACCCGCCTGTTCGTGGCGAGCACCCATACGCCGATCCTGTTCTTCTCGAACCAGGGGCAAGTCTACAAGGAGAAGGTGTGGCGCCTTCCGATGGCGGCCCCCAACGCGCGCGGCAAGGCGCTCGTGAACATCCTCTCCATGGATGCGGGGACCGAGCGCATCACCACCATCATGCCGCTGCCCGAGGACGAGGCGTCCTGGGAAACGCTGGATGTGATGTTCGCCACTGCCAGCGGCGGAGTGAGGCGCAACAAGCTGTCCGACTTCGTCCAGGTGAACCGTGCCGGCAAGATCGCGATGAAGCTCGACGAGGGCGACCACATCGTCCATGTCGAGATCTGCCGGGCCGATCAGAACGTGCTGCTCACCACCCAGGCCGGACAGTGCATCCGCTTCCCCGTCGAGGACGTACGCGTGTTCAAGGGTCGCGATTCCACCGGCGTCCGCGGCATCAGCCTGGCCAAGGACGACCGCGTCATCTCGATGACGATCCTCAACGCGTTCGAGGCCGCACCCGAGGAGCGGCAAGCCTATCTGCGTCGCGCCAATGCCGACCGCCGCGCCACGGGCGAAGCCGTCGACCTGCCCACCGCGCCCGAAGCCGATGGTGAGGAAACCGGCGCCTCGATCGACCTCGATCAGGACCGCTACATCACCATGGGCGCGGCCGAACAGTTCGTGCTGACCCTGTCGGAGCGCGGGTTCGGCAAGCGCACATCGTCCTACGAGTACCGGACCTCGGGCCGCGGCGGCAAAGGCATCAAGGCCATGGAGGTGAACGTCCGGAACGGGAACCTCATCGCCTCGTTCCCCGTGGAACCCGCCGACCAGATCATGCTGGTGACCAATGCCGGTCAGCTGATCCGCGTGCCGGTGGACGATATCCGCATCGTTGGCCGGGCGTCGCAGGGCGTCACGGTGTTCAACACCGAGAAGACCGAGCGCGTCGTTTCGGTGGAGCATATCGAGGGTGAAGGTGAGGAAGATGCCGGCGATCCGCCCAATGGCGATACCCCCGGCGATGCCGTCTGA
- a CDS encoding porin family protein — protein sequence MFKSLVLAGAAAALLTGAASAADLPRRAAPPVFVPVPVFTWTGLYFGINAGYAYTESDTVRTTGVNNLGVAGAVNPANLQLNVDRGLRSGAVKLSQEGFSGGAQIGYNYQFTPGSGFVVGVEADAQYMDLETRRTETIFRPQFNPNVLTNSYRSDLQYLGTVRGRIGYAFDKVMVYGTGGFAYGGVEQSVSFQTGAPVTYAGARSTMETGYAYGGGIEYALPTDSFLNFFRSSAVTLKAEYLRYDLGSRNLFVGSTGGPGVGYNATFKTEGAIARAGLNYKFGSY from the coding sequence GTGTTCAAGTCACTCGTCCTCGCCGGCGCCGCTGCGGCCCTCTTGACCGGCGCGGCTTCCGCGGCCGATCTTCCCCGCCGCGCCGCTCCCCCCGTCTTCGTTCCGGTCCCCGTCTTCACCTGGACCGGCCTCTATTTCGGTATCAATGCAGGCTACGCCTACACCGAGAGCGACACGGTCCGCACCACGGGCGTGAACAACCTCGGTGTTGCCGGCGCGGTGAACCCGGCCAACCTCCAGCTCAACGTCGATCGCGGCCTTCGGTCGGGCGCCGTCAAGCTCTCGCAGGAAGGCTTCTCCGGCGGCGCGCAGATCGGCTACAACTACCAGTTCACGCCGGGCAGCGGCTTCGTGGTCGGCGTCGAGGCGGACGCCCAGTACATGGATCTGGAGACCCGTCGCACCGAGACGATCTTCCGTCCCCAGTTCAACCCGAACGTGCTGACGAACTCATACCGGTCCGACCTGCAGTATCTCGGCACCGTTCGCGGTCGCATCGGCTACGCCTTCGACAAGGTCATGGTCTACGGCACCGGCGGCTTCGCTTATGGCGGCGTCGAGCAGAGCGTGAGCTTCCAGACCGGCGCGCCGGTTACCTATGCCGGCGCACGCTCCACCATGGAGACCGGCTACGCCTACGGCGGCGGCATCGAATACGCGCTCCCCACCGACTCGTTCCTGAACTTCTTCCGCTCCAGCGCCGTCACGCTGAAGGCCGAGTATCTTCGCTACGACCTCGGCAGCCGCAACCTCTTCGTCGGCTCCACCGGCGGTCCGGGCGTCGGCTACAACGCGACCTTCAAGACCGAAGGCGCCATCGCCCGCGCCGGCCTGAACTACAAGTTCGGCTCCTACTAG
- a CDS encoding phosphodiester glycosidase family protein produces MSTRRVRPLVGAMLFGAVALLGPLPLPALAAPAAPSPCKAVQSEGETFTVCTVDLRRERVRVFWLGADGLPYSSLSTLGEKVGPKLSFAMNGGMFDKGQAPVGLYVEEGREMKRISTANGPGNFHLKPNGIFYVKGERAGVSDTARYLRQKIKPDFATQSGPMLVIDGKIHPKISTDGPSQKIRNGVGVRDEGYTAIFAISERPVTFGSFARLFKDTLGCGNALFLDGSVSSLYAPGINRSDMSRPLGPLVGAVAK; encoded by the coding sequence ATGTCAACGCGCCGCGTCCGTCCGCTTGTCGGAGCCATGTTGTTCGGAGCGGTGGCTCTGCTGGGGCCGTTGCCACTGCCGGCTCTCGCTGCTCCCGCTGCCCCGTCGCCCTGTAAGGCGGTGCAATCCGAGGGAGAGACGTTCACGGTCTGCACGGTGGATCTGCGCCGCGAGCGAGTGCGGGTGTTCTGGCTCGGGGCCGACGGGCTGCCCTACTCCTCGCTCTCGACCCTCGGTGAGAAGGTCGGGCCGAAGCTCAGCTTCGCCATGAATGGCGGCATGTTCGACAAGGGCCAGGCGCCGGTCGGCCTGTATGTCGAGGAGGGCCGCGAGATGAAGCGGATCTCCACCGCCAACGGGCCGGGCAATTTCCACCTCAAGCCCAACGGCATCTTCTACGTGAAGGGTGAGCGCGCGGGCGTCTCCGACACGGCCCGCTATCTCCGCCAGAAGATCAAGCCGGATTTCGCCACCCAGTCGGGGCCGATGCTGGTGATCGACGGCAAGATCCATCCGAAGATCTCCACCGATGGGCCGAGTCAGAAGATCCGCAACGGCGTCGGCGTGCGTGACGAGGGCTACACCGCGATCTTCGCCATCTCCGAGCGCCCGGTGACCTTCGGTTCCTTCGCCCGCCTGTTCAAGGACACGCTCGGCTGCGGCAACGCCCTGTTTCTCGACGGCAGCGTCTCAAGTCTCTACGCGCCGGGGATCAACCGCTCGGACATGAGCAGGCCGCTGGGACCGTTGGTGGGGGCGGTCGCGAAGTAG
- a CDS encoding YciI family protein encodes MRVMVLVKATKDSEAAIMPSVELLGAMGQYNEELIKAGILLAGEGLHPSKKGKRIAFDGADRSVVDGPFAATGELVAGFWLWQVRDMEEAVAWVKRCPNPMPGPSEIEIRPLFEMSDFIDAPSQ; translated from the coding sequence ATGCGCGTGATGGTTCTGGTGAAGGCGACGAAGGACAGCGAAGCCGCGATCATGCCCTCGGTCGAGTTGCTCGGCGCCATGGGGCAGTACAACGAGGAACTCATCAAGGCCGGCATCCTCCTCGCAGGCGAGGGCCTGCACCCATCCAAGAAGGGAAAGCGGATCGCCTTCGACGGCGCGGATCGCTCCGTGGTCGACGGTCCCTTCGCCGCCACCGGAGAACTGGTCGCGGGCTTCTGGCTCTGGCAGGTCAGGGACATGGAAGAGGCCGTCGCGTGGGTGAAACGCTGTCCGAACCCTATGCCAGGCCCCAGCGAGATCGAGATCCGGCCACTCTTCGAGATGTCCGATTTCATCGACGCGCCGTCGCAGTGA
- the ssb gene encoding single-stranded DNA-binding protein, with product MAGSVNKVILVGNLGRDPETRRLASGDPVVNLRIATSESWKDKMSGERKEKTEWHSVVIYNENLARVAEQYLRKGSKVYIEGQLQTRKWADQSGVEKYTTEVVLQRFRGELTLLDGRGGGEMGADEEGGGQISRGGDYGGGRGGDRGGDRGGDRGGEYGGGRSSGGERRPAAASSTKPNYDLDDDIPF from the coding sequence ATGGCCGGCAGCGTCAACAAGGTGATTTTGGTGGGCAATCTCGGGCGCGATCCCGAGACCCGGCGCCTCGCCTCCGGCGATCCCGTGGTCAATCTCCGCATCGCCACATCCGAGTCCTGGAAGGACAAGATGTCGGGCGAGCGCAAGGAGAAGACCGAGTGGCACTCGGTGGTGATCTACAACGAGAACCTCGCCCGCGTGGCCGAGCAGTATCTGCGCAAGGGCTCGAAGGTCTATATCGAGGGCCAGCTCCAGACCCGGAAATGGGCGGACCAGTCCGGCGTCGAGAAATACACCACCGAGGTGGTTCTCCAGCGTTTCCGTGGCGAACTCACGCTGCTCGACGGCCGCGGCGGCGGTGAGATGGGCGCCGACGAAGAGGGCGGCGGTCAGATCAGCCGTGGCGGCGATTACGGCGGTGGCCGTGGCGGAGATCGCGGCGGCGACAGGGGTGGCGATCGCGGCGGAGAGTATGGCGGCGGCCGCTCCTCGGGCGGGGAGCGCCGTCCGGCGGCGGCGAGTTCGACGAAGCCGAATTACGATCTCGACGACGATATCCCATTCTAG
- a CDS encoding DUF4174 domain-containing protein, translating to MIRPLLLFAVAGLPGFMSPASAKDPLSAYRWTSRVLVIAAPERSDPRIDVQKREALARRADYAERDLVVVEAVGKTAEADRIRRRFGVSAEEFRVVLVGKDGEPKLSEREPIPVERLFATIDAMPMRRDEQRRR from the coding sequence ATGATCCGCCCTCTTCTTCTCTTTGCGGTGGCCGGCCTGCCCGGCTTCATGTCGCCGGCTTCCGCTAAAGACCCACTCTCCGCCTATCGCTGGACTTCCCGTGTCCTCGTCATCGCGGCCCCAGAGCGCAGCGACCCGCGAATCGATGTTCAAAAACGCGAAGCGCTGGCGCGACGAGCGGATTACGCGGAACGCGACCTCGTCGTGGTGGAGGCGGTCGGTAAAACCGCCGAAGCGGATCGGATTCGACGTCGGTTTGGTGTTTCCGCCGAAGAATTTCGTGTGGTTCTGGTCGGCAAGGACGGTGAACCGAAACTGTCGGAACGGGAGCCGATCCCTGTAGAGCGTCTGTTCGCGACCATCGATGCCATGCCGATGCGGAGAGACGAGCAACGCCGGCGATAG
- a CDS encoding peptidylprolyl isomerase, protein MIQRTLHRRTAFVALALAAMIGFAPVARAADDNTVYLDTKDGRVTIELRPDLAPQHVAQLKTLINKGFYDGLKFHRVMDGFMAQTGDPKGNGSGGSSLPNIPAEFSQSPFRRGTLGMARSSDPNSANSQFFICLGDAPFLNGQYTVIGLVSSGMEAVDKIKKAAAGAPGGAVQNPDKIVKMQMAQGSK, encoded by the coding sequence ATGATTCAACGGACCCTTCATCGGCGCACCGCCTTCGTCGCTCTGGCTCTCGCCGCCATGATCGGATTTGCTCCCGTCGCACGGGCCGCCGACGACAACACGGTCTATCTCGACACCAAGGATGGCCGCGTCACCATCGAGTTGCGCCCCGATCTGGCGCCGCAGCACGTGGCTCAGCTGAAGACCCTGATCAATAAGGGGTTCTACGATGGCTTGAAGTTCCACCGCGTCATGGACGGATTCATGGCCCAGACCGGCGACCCGAAGGGCAACGGCAGCGGCGGCTCGTCACTCCCGAACATCCCGGCGGAGTTCTCGCAATCGCCCTTCCGCCGCGGCACGCTCGGCATGGCCCGCTCCTCCGATCCGAATTCGGCGAACTCGCAGTTCTTCATCTGCCTCGGCGACGCGCCGTTCCTGAACGGTCAGTATACCGTGATCGGTCTCGTCTCATCGGGCATGGAAGCGGTCGACAAGATCAAGAAGGCGGCCGCGGGCGCTCCCGGCGGCGCGGTCCAGAACCCGGACAAGATCGTGAAGATGCAGATGGCCCAAGGTTCCAAGTGA
- a CDS encoding NADP-dependent oxidoreductase translates to MVAVNRRIVLASRPHGEPTEAHFRLTESRPPTPGDGEVLLRNRILSLDPYMRGRMSAAKSYAEPVAIGETMVGATVSDVVASHHPDFREGDVVTAFGGWQEFAVSDGRGLRKLDPAAAPVSTALGVLGMPGMTAYTGLLSIGQPKAGETVVVAAAAGPVGSLVGQIAKLKGARAVGIAGGPEKCAYLTETLGFDAAVDHRTDDLPAALAAACPDGIDVYFENVGGAVFDAVLPLLNDFARVPVCGLVSGYSLTELPSGPDRSPVLMRNILTKRLTLRGFIVWDFADQEEEFLSEVGTWLRDGKVTHREDIVEGLDAAPEAFIGLLKGRNFGKMLARIA, encoded by the coding sequence ATGGTCGCCGTGAACCGCCGCATCGTCCTCGCCTCCCGCCCACACGGAGAGCCGACGGAAGCGCATTTCCGCCTCACAGAGAGTCGTCCGCCGACGCCGGGAGACGGGGAAGTGCTGCTGCGCAATCGCATCCTCTCCCTCGACCCCTACATGCGCGGGCGGATGAGCGCGGCGAAATCCTATGCCGAGCCCGTCGCCATCGGCGAGACCATGGTCGGCGCCACCGTCTCGGACGTGGTCGCCTCGCATCATCCGGATTTCCGCGAGGGCGATGTCGTCACGGCTTTCGGGGGCTGGCAGGAATTCGCGGTCTCCGATGGACGCGGCCTGCGCAAGCTCGATCCGGCCGCCGCGCCGGTCAGCACCGCCCTCGGCGTGCTCGGAATGCCGGGCATGACCGCCTATACCGGCCTCCTCAGCATCGGCCAGCCAAAGGCTGGCGAGACCGTCGTCGTGGCCGCTGCCGCCGGACCTGTGGGCTCCCTGGTCGGTCAGATCGCCAAGCTGAAAGGCGCTCGGGCCGTCGGCATCGCCGGAGGACCGGAGAAATGCGCCTACCTGACCGAAACGCTCGGCTTCGACGCCGCCGTCGACCATCGGACCGACGACCTGCCAGCGGCGCTGGCCGCTGCCTGCCCCGACGGAATCGACGTGTATTTCGAGAATGTCGGCGGCGCGGTGTTCGATGCCGTCCTCCCGCTCCTCAACGACTTCGCCCGCGTACCCGTCTGCGGCCTCGTCTCGGGCTACAGCCTGACCGAACTACCGTCCGGGCCGGACCGCAGCCCGGTCCTCATGCGCAACATCCTGACCAAGCGGCTGACGCTGCGCGGGTTCATCGTCTGGGATTTCGCCGATCAGGAAGAGGAATTCCTCAGCGAGGTCGGCACGTGGCTGAGGGACGGCAAAGTCACGCACAGGGAGGACATCGTGGAGGGCCTGGACGCGGCGCCGGAGGCGTTCATCGGGCTGCTGAAAGGGCGCAATTTCGGCAAGATGCTGGCCCGCATCGCCTGA
- a CDS encoding NADH:flavin oxidoreductase/NADH oxidase, which yields MTARLFEPLALDGLTLANRIIVAPMCQYSAHAGQASDWHLMHLGQLAMSGAGLLILEATAISPEARISPTDLGLYSDETERALGRVLDSVRLYAPIPIAIQINHAGRKASSRAPWDGGSQIAPEAPDGWRTEAPSAIAHGDGEVPPHALDAAGLKRIREGFVATARRALRLGIDGFELHAAHGYLLHQFLSPLSNSRTDEYGGSLENRMRFPLECFEAVREVVPAGKPVWMRVSATDWVGGGWTLDETVDLAHALKRRGSAAIHVSTGGLSTRQEIPLAPGYQVPFADRIKAETGLTTIAVGLITEAAQAEAILAEGKADAVSLARAMLYDPRWPWHAAAELGAQVSAPRQYWRSQPREFKTLFRDTQFGQR from the coding sequence ATGACCGCACGCCTGTTCGAGCCCCTGGCACTCGATGGCCTCACCCTCGCCAACCGCATCATCGTTGCACCGATGTGCCAGTATTCGGCCCATGCCGGGCAGGCGAGCGACTGGCACCTGATGCATCTGGGACAGCTCGCCATGTCGGGTGCGGGCCTGCTGATCCTGGAAGCCACCGCGATCTCGCCGGAAGCGCGGATTTCGCCCACCGATCTCGGACTCTATTCGGACGAGACCGAGCGGGCGCTCGGCCGCGTCCTCGATTCCGTGCGGCTATACGCGCCGATCCCGATCGCGATCCAGATCAACCATGCCGGCCGCAAGGCGTCGAGCCGCGCTCCCTGGGACGGTGGCTCGCAGATCGCGCCGGAGGCACCGGACGGCTGGCGTACGGAAGCGCCTTCGGCCATCGCTCATGGCGACGGCGAAGTCCCTCCCCATGCCCTCGACGCGGCAGGGCTGAAGCGTATCCGCGAGGGTTTCGTTGCGACGGCCCGGCGTGCCCTTCGCCTCGGGATCGACGGGTTCGAGCTGCACGCGGCCCATGGCTACCTGCTGCATCAGTTCCTGTCGCCGCTCTCCAACAGCCGCACCGATGAGTATGGCGGCAGCCTCGAGAACCGGATGCGCTTCCCCCTCGAATGTTTCGAGGCGGTGCGTGAGGTCGTGCCCGCCGGAAAGCCGGTCTGGATGCGCGTCTCGGCCACGGATTGGGTCGGAGGTGGCTGGACCCTGGACGAGACGGTGGACTTGGCCCACGCGCTCAAGCGGCGTGGATCGGCGGCGATCCACGTCTCCACCGGAGGCCTGTCCACGCGCCAGGAGATCCCGCTCGCACCCGGCTACCAGGTTCCGTTCGCCGATAGGATCAAGGCCGAGACCGGCCTCACCACCATCGCGGTCGGCCTCATCACCGAGGCGGCCCAGGCGGAGGCGATCCTGGCGGAGGGGAAGGCCGACGCCGTCTCGCTTGCCCGTGCCATGCTCTACGATCCGCGCTGGCCTTGGCATGCGGCGGCCGAACTCGGTGCACAGGTGAGTGCGCCCAGGCAGTATTGGCGCTCGCAGCCCCGCGAGTTCAAGACCCTCTTCCGCGACACCCAGTTCGGGCAACGCTGA